From the genome of Candidatus Wallbacteria bacterium, one region includes:
- a CDS encoding clostripain-related cysteine peptidase, whose product MRNVFSAKNCSREIALILLLTLSIVSFAAEKKPWTFMVYMCADNNLDPQAPKDINRLEKVGSGSNLNIVVEYDNSGSSDTSATGEANAKSKLYFVTKDSDENTISSKILQSGGEINMGDPKELVKFVSYCHQNYPAEKYCLVLWNHGGGINDRNSRRTPGRGICYDDTSNDFLTNEELRIALTESKAVIGKSIDLVEMDACLMGMIEVAYQLKDCASYVTFSEDTEPVDGIPYDKIAEIVSGNPSVVDLSKGIVSEFKVYYEAHQSTYQNGGVTKSAIDNSKIAELAYAVDGIAKALTAKIADHKDSIKQSRENSQTYGDTHSYTPSYTDLKHWLTNLKTASKDESLKRQIGTFEAAFDKAVLASTTLGEADKNSLGLCVYFPPDKDTYQQQVESLLFNKDTSWVKFLKAYYGGVGPAPQPTGETRIWSDWLAELRYSEKELAHADRSSDISYEARMDSASLHDLALDNLSVAIENHDYKSVSAFLSLSRQLSGERGLAAVTYSEVKNDLLAIISQTPGFKLTELSQ is encoded by the coding sequence ATGAGAAATGTATTCAGTGCAAAGAACTGCAGCAGGGAAATCGCGCTGATTCTTCTGCTGACTCTTTCCATCGTCTCGTTCGCAGCCGAGAAAAAGCCGTGGACTTTCATGGTCTACATGTGTGCAGACAACAACCTGGACCCGCAGGCTCCCAAGGACATCAACCGCCTGGAAAAAGTAGGGTCAGGTTCGAATCTCAACATAGTAGTGGAATACGATAATTCCGGCAGCAGCGACACCTCGGCCACCGGTGAGGCGAACGCCAAATCAAAGCTCTATTTCGTCACCAAAGATTCGGATGAAAACACGATCAGCTCGAAAATCCTCCAGTCAGGCGGAGAGATCAACATGGGAGATCCCAAGGAACTGGTCAAGTTCGTCAGTTATTGCCATCAGAATTATCCGGCCGAAAAATACTGCCTTGTGCTCTGGAATCACGGCGGAGGCATCAATGACAGAAATTCCAGAAGAACACCCGGCAGAGGCATCTGCTATGACGACACATCCAATGACTTCCTGACCAACGAGGAACTGAGGATCGCTCTGACCGAGTCCAAAGCAGTAATCGGCAAGAGCATTGACCTGGTGGAAATGGACGCCTGCCTGATGGGCATGATCGAAGTGGCATATCAGCTCAAGGACTGCGCTTCATATGTTACTTTCTCAGAAGACACCGAACCTGTAGACGGCATTCCGTATGACAAAATCGCCGAAATCGTGAGCGGGAATCCTAGTGTCGTCGATCTTTCTAAAGGTATTGTCTCCGAATTCAAGGTTTACTATGAAGCTCACCAGTCCACTTACCAGAATGGCGGAGTGACCAAATCCGCGATCGACAATTCCAAGATAGCCGAACTCGCCTATGCAGTCGACGGCATCGCCAAAGCTCTGACAGCCAAGATCGCAGATCATAAAGATTCCATCAAGCAATCCCGCGAAAACAGTCAGACATATGGAGATACGCATAGCTATACTCCATCCTATACTGATCTCAAACACTGGCTGACCAATCTCAAGACCGCTTCCAAGGACGAGTCGTTGAAGAGACAGATCGGCACGTTTGAAGCAGCTTTTGATAAAGCAGTGCTCGCATCCACCACACTCGGCGAAGCAGACAAGAACTCCCTGGGCCTCTGCGTCTATTTCCCGCCTGACAAAGACACTTACCAGCAGCAGGTGGAATCCCTGCTCTTCAACAAAGACACCAGCTGGGTCAAATTCCTGAAAGCCTATTATGGAGGCGTTGGTCCGGCTCCCCAGCCCACAGGCGAAACCAGGATCTGGAGCGACTGGCTGGCTGAACTCAGGTATTCAGAAAAAGAGCTGGCTCACGCCGACCGCAGTTCAGACATCAGCTATGAAGCCAGAATGGACTCTGCATCTCTCCATGACCTGGCTCTGGACAACCTCTCGGTAGCGATTGAAAACCATGATTACAAGTCTGTTTCCGCCTTTCTCTCCCTTTCCAGGCAGTTATCCGGTGAAAGAGGCCTGGCTGCAGTCACCTACTCGGAAGTGAAGAACGATCTGCTGGCAATCATTTCCCAGACTCCTGGTTTTAAATTGACGGAGCTAAGTCAGTAA